One Veillonellales bacterium DNA segment encodes these proteins:
- a CDS encoding helix-turn-helix transcriptional regulator has translation METELGKWLKLELQARNWSMSELARRSKLSHATVSNIVNGKRGISDLSLRSIAKALNMPPEQIYRIGGILPKARDASEEEEELLFLYNQLNDKDRQTILDMMNFLLSK, from the coding sequence ATGGAAACTGAATTGGGAAAGTGGCTCAAATTAGAGCTACAAGCGCGTAATTGGTCCATGTCGGAATTGGCAAGGCGTTCGAAGTTATCCCATGCAACAGTGAGTAATATCGTTAATGGGAAACGAGGCATTAGTGACCTATCTCTAAGGTCAATTGCTAAAGCACTAAATATGCCCCCTGAGCAGATTTACCGAATCGGCGGGATATTGCCAAAGGCAAGAGATGCAAGCGAAGAAGAGGAAGAACTTTTGTTTCTATATAATCAACTTAATGACAAAGACCGCCAGACGATCTTGGACATGATGAATTTTTTACTGAGTAAATAG